A part of Escherichia marmotae genomic DNA contains:
- the adiA gene encoding arginine decarboxylase — protein MKVLIVESEFLHQDTWVGSAVERLANALSQQNVTVIKSTSFDDGFAILSSNEAIDCLMFSYQMEHPDEHQNVRELIGKLHERQQNVPVFLLGDREKSIAALDRDLLELVDEFAWILEDTADFIAGRAIAAMSRYRQQLLPPLFSALMKYSDIHEYSWAAPGHQGGVGFTKTPAGRFYHDYYGENLFRTDMGIERTSLGSLLDHTGAFGESEKYAARVFGADHSWSVIVGTSGSNRTIMQACMTDNDVVVVDRNCHKSIEQGLMLTGAKPVYMVPSRNRYGIIGPIYPQEMQPETLQKKISESPLTKDKVGQKPSYCVVTNCTYDGVCYNAKDAQDLLEKTADRLHFDEAWYGYARFNPIYADHYAMRGEPGDHSGPTVFATHSTHKLLNALSQASYIHVREGRGAINFSRFNQAYMMHATTSPLYAICASNDVAVSMMDGNSGLSLTQEVIDEAVDFRQAMARLYKEFADEGSWFFKPWNKEVVTDPETGKTYDFADAPHKLLTTVQDCWVMHPGESWHGFKDIPDNWSMLDPIKVSILAPGMGEDGELEETGVPAALVTAWLGRHGIVPTRTTDFQIMFLFSMGVTRGKWGTLANTLCSFKRHYDANTPLAQVMPELVEQYPDTYANMGIHDLGDKMFAWLKENNPGARLNEAYSGLPVAEITPREAYNAIVDNNVELVSIENLPGRIAANSVIPYPPGIPMLLSGENFGDKNSPQVSYLRSLQSWDHHFPGFEHETEGTEIIDGIYHVMCVKA, from the coding sequence AGCATCCGGACGAACACCAAAATGTCAGAGAATTGATCGGTAAGCTTCATGAGCGTCAGCAAAATGTGCCGGTATTCCTGTTAGGCGACCGGGAAAAATCAATCGCCGCGCTGGATCGCGATCTGCTGGAGCTTGTCGATGAATTCGCCTGGATTCTGGAAGATACCGCTGACTTTATCGCCGGACGCGCCATCGCAGCGATGTCCCGCTACCGCCAACAGCTATTGCCGCCACTGTTCAGCGCGCTGATGAAATATAGCGACATCCATGAGTACTCCTGGGCCGCGCCAGGTCACCAGGGCGGTGTTGGCTTCACTAAAACCCCCGCCGGACGTTTCTACCATGACTACTATGGTGAAAACCTGTTCCGCACCGACATGGGCATCGAACGAACTTCCCTCGGTTCTTTACTTGACCATACTGGCGCATTTGGCGAAAGCGAAAAATATGCCGCGCGCGTATTTGGTGCCGACCACTCCTGGTCAGTCATCGTCGGCACTTCAGGGTCTAACCGCACCATCATGCAAGCCTGCATGACAGATAACGACGTGGTTGTTGTTGACCGTAACTGCCACAAATCCATCGAACAAGGTTTAATGCTGACTGGCGCGAAACCGGTATACATGGTGCCAAGCCGCAACCGCTACGGCATTATCGGGCCAATCTATCCGCAGGAAATGCAGCCTGAAACCTTGCAGAAGAAAATCAGCGAAAGCCCGCTGACCAAAGACAAAGTCGGGCAAAAACCCTCTTACTGCGTGGTAACCAACTGCACCTATGACGGCGTATGCTATAACGCCAAAGACGCGCAGGATCTGCTGGAAAAAACCGCCGATCGTCTGCACTTCGACGAAGCCTGGTACGGTTACGCACGTTTTAATCCGATCTATGCCGATCACTACGCGATGCGCGGTGAGCCGGGTGATCACAGCGGTCCTACCGTTTTCGCCACTCACTCCACTCATAAACTGCTGAATGCACTGTCGCAGGCGTCTTATATTCATGTACGTGAAGGACGCGGCGCGATTAACTTCTCCCGCTTCAATCAGGCATACATGATGCATGCCACCACTTCCCCGTTATATGCCATCTGCGCGTCAAACGATGTGGCTGTATCAATGATGGACGGCAACAGCGGCCTGTCGCTGACTCAGGAAGTGATCGACGAAGCGGTCGATTTCCGCCAGGCAATGGCACGGTTGTATAAAGAGTTTGCTGACGAAGGTAGTTGGTTCTTTAAGCCGTGGAATAAAGAAGTGGTTACCGATCCGGAAACCGGCAAAACCTATGACTTTGCCGACGCACCGCACAAACTGCTGACCACCGTTCAGGACTGCTGGGTAATGCATCCGGGCGAAAGCTGGCACGGCTTCAAAGATATTCCGGATAACTGGAGTATGCTTGACCCGATTAAAGTCAGCATCCTCGCTCCGGGGATGGGTGAAGACGGTGAACTGGAAGAAACCGGTGTTCCGGCGGCACTGGTTACCGCATGGCTGGGTCGCCACGGCATTGTGCCCACCCGTACCACCGACTTCCAGATTATGTTCCTGTTCTCAATGGGCGTAACCCGTGGGAAATGGGGAACGCTGGCTAACACCCTCTGTTCCTTCAAACGCCACTACGACGCTAACACCCCGCTGGCTCAGGTAATGCCGGAACTTGTTGAACAATATCCTGACACTTATGCGAACATGGGTATTCACGATCTGGGCGACAAAATGTTTGCCTGGCTGAAAGAAAACAATCCTGGCGCACGATTGAACGAAGCCTATTCCGGCCTGCCGGTGGCAGAAATCACTCCGCGCGAAGCATACAACGCAATTGTCGATAACAACGTTGAACTGGTATCCATTGAAAACCTGCCGGGACGTATTGCGGCGAACTCAGTCATCCCATATCCGCCCGGGATCCCAATGCTGCTTTCCGGTGAAAACTTTGGCGATAAAAACAGCCCACAAGTAAGCTATTTACGCTCACTGCAATCCTGGGATCATCATTTCCCTGGTTTTGAACACGAAACGGAAGGCACCGAAATTATTGACGGTATTTACCACGTAATGTGTGTGAAAGCGTAA